The genomic DNA GTGTATATTTCAAAATGCTACGTCAAAAGCCTACAGCTATCGCAATCACTTCGGAAGATATCGCAAAGCTTGAAGACATGCGCCTTCGCAAGCGCTGTGAAGAGCTTCAAGGCCACGCGTATGAATCCGTCAAAAGCACCTTGAGTCATAGTGCCATCGACCCGAATGATGAATTGAAACCATTACCTGGTGACAGAGCAAGAATTGTCCGCTCTCGGGAGGAACGTATTGGCATCGGTCGGCGCAACTAAGTGCACTTACTTAGTAAGCTAAATCCGTTTTGTCGGCCCAATTCGATATACTGACACCTTTTTCCTCACTTATACGAGCTGGATGGCAGTTGGTTATTATCTCATGTCAGGGCTTTGCTTCTGATGACTGTCCCGTCTAGCCCCTCATGACGTGAGCATGAAGGGTTATTGATGATCTGTTCTGGCTTGTCTCCCTATACGCAGGCATTCTTTGTAGTGCAATTTGGCGACTTTCTCGATGGAGGCAATATTCCTAAGCTTGTGCACTGAGAGTTTTCTCCTAAGAGTAGTGGTCGACGCAGATTTTGATCGCGATAGGCTTCTTGATATGTTATCAGGCAGTTTGTAGATGGGTATGCCAGCTGCCACCATGCCATCCATATATCTTTTGTATTACATGAAATATCATGGAACTAGACATAAACTACATTGTTGACTATGAGGCTGGCAAGTCGAAGCATTGATCTCTGGAGATCTGACCCTCTCGAGCTCGTATGGGGAGCCGTGGCCCTACAATTAGCATGGCCTAGAAGTGAAAGAGAGACTAATTCAATAGTGAGAGAACGAGACCAACAAGTCCAAGATTCTCTATGATATTTAGGCTCAAATATAACGTTTGCAGATAATGAGCCAATGAGGTGGAGTGAAGCATAGTGAACATGAACACAGTAATTTTTTACCGCTGACGTTTGGTGTTACTCTGCTCGGTAGTGTCGATGGAGTGTGCCCACCTCCGTTTCAAGCCATTAGGATCATATACACTAGCAACACTCTGTTGCCAGTCACGTGCTGTAAATAGGACTGTGTGTCCATTGAACTGAGTTTGAGGAAGAGGTTGGGTAGTTGCGATCGATGACATTTTCGGTGCCTCATAGTGAACGGGAAACTGGTTTGATACACCAGTGGTTCCTTGTGTAGACTGGCCTATGCCCATGGGCGGCGAGTTTGTATTCACATTTGAAGGGGCGACAGGGAATGCCAGGTCCCACTGGCTGATGAGGACGTTAGCAAACAACTCTGTCACAATGGAACAGCCAGGGAAGTGCATACTTTATGATTCGAGTGGGATCCCAGTTATTTTCGTCAACTAACGGACCATCTACCGAATGACTGTGATGTGGGTGCGGTGCAAGCATGCCCATAGGTTGAAGCTGACATGAGTCAGACTTTGAGTCCTCAGTGCCAGCCGATATGGGCGGCGTCATTGGGTAAGCATAACACACTCTATTCTGCACGTTACTCGGAACCTGGTCCAATTGAGCATGGTAACTTGACCCAAGTGGTGGGCTCGGATGGTACGGTTCTGAGGGACTCCCGTAAGGAAATGTAGATTTTAGTTCGAAAGGGCGATTGATGTCAGCGGAGAACGCGAGTCGCAGGGAGTCAATCTGTGCCTGTATTTCAGGCATAGGCCAAGCCGAAGAACATTTCTCAAGGATACGCATGTGACGTGTGAAGTAGTCCCTCGCATCGGTATGAAAATGAGGATCAGGGGAGGTAATAGCAATCTTAGAAGAGTTAATCCAGTACCAGACAGCACAAACTCGTTACACTTACCAGATGCAGCATAGTGCATGTCAGAATGCAGTATATTGCGAAATTGATACCTCTTTGCATGAACAGAAGACCGCGCAGACCGAAACGCTCTAATATACCTTCCTGAAGCCTACACAGGCTTTTTGCGGAGGAATAGCACAACGCCATGTGAATCTTCCATCCTCCACCGGCCGCAAAGGACTTGGATGCCAACAATTGTGGTCGATGTAGTAAGATGATGCCAAGATGGCAATGCGAGTGCATATTTCCAACAAAATGTGAGGGTATCCATGGCGGCGAACCATCGCTAGGATAATTAATCTGTAAGTCTTGAGGGAGGCTTTGGAGCCAATCGGTAAAAAGGGGGTTTTTTTCAACAAATCTGGGATTCGCTCCCCAgtctttctgtttcttgatTTTGTGATATATATCGGTGATCAAACGGATATGATAGGCGTTTCTGACAAAGTATGCATATTGCCTCGAGCGGTCGATTTCGAACTGGTCGAGACCATCGATATCTAGAGTCGGCCGCATATCGACAGTCTCCGGGTCTACCCCGTAATCCGATCGACCTAACAAGATAACGCAATCAACCAAAGCAGTCAAAGCCAACGAAGCAGATATCGACATACCTTGTGGTGCACCGATCATCACTTCGACAACCAAGAGGGCTTGCCATATTCTTGTCTGCACAAGACATTCCACTGAATCCAACTCACAAGGCCTGCCCTCTGCGTGGGTATTGTAATGTTCATGGATGTCTAAGTCCTTCGACATCGACACGATTGTCTTCACAGTTTGCCATGAACGATAATAATAACCCTTCTTTGGCAGTGACTCTCGAGCTTTCAATAGCAAAAGCAAAGCTTGAATGGTGCTTAAGCGTGGTACATCCATGAAACTGGACTCATGTCCTATCATTGTATGACCATTCGTTATTGACTGTTCGTGCTCCATGCAACGCATACAAAGCGACCAACTTACTGTTTGCCAATGCGAGCCACTGTGCGCCCTGAGCCGGATCGTCTGATAACCTTCCGGAACAAGCGAAAAGTGCTTCGAGGAGTAGAGGAGATATGGAATTCCGTTCATTCTGCCATTGGTAGTAAAGATGAGATCGATGAACCACGGGAATGTAAGGATGTATATCGTCAAAGTAAATCTTGAAGTAATTCATCACTTCGTCATCGGAGGGCATTAGCTCCGGGGGAATACGGATGGTGGAGCCTGCCCCGGTGCTTAGAGGTGGCAGTCTTTCCTCAATTTCATCCTGAACTGGAGCTTCCGCTTCCAATCGCTCTTTCCGTTGTTGTCGAATATAGGGTGCTTTAATTGCAATATCAGCATTCTTCTCTTACCGCCAAAGGACTGACGCTATTGATCTTACCGATACCAGTTTCATCGATTTTCAATTCACCCAAAACTTCGCTAAGGTTCTCGGCAGTAGATTGATCATCGTCCGGGAAAATGCCAGTATTCGAGTTATCAAGACCGTGATTTGGAGTGGTAGGAAATACTTGGGCGTGCTGGTAGGCATGGCCTGTTACGGGTAAATGCGATGACCGTACTTCATAGATATTGTGTTGGGTGGGACCATTTGGGGCGTATTGAGGCATGATTCCGGCACCGTCGCTATAGGGCTGACTATTTCCAGCAGTAGGCTGGATTCCAGCGCCGAAGCTCTGAGGCACTGAATAGGAATAATGCGAGGCTGAATTCGCTTGAGAAGCTCCTAAGGCGCCCATTGAAGTTGCCTCAAGACCTTGCTCCGATTGGAAGTCGCTATCCTGTCCAATGGTAGGAGGGACACATACGAGCTTCAAGCGAGTGCAAGCTGAGCAGGGCCAGGTATTCGTTGTGGCAGCGTCACACTTTATTTTCCGTTTTCTGCAGCCATTGCAGGCTCGCATTACTAGCAACGCATGAGTCAACCACAGGACCAAACAATGCTCGACCTTAATAATTCAGGATTTAAGTAGGGAACGGAGGGGAAAAGAGGGCACAAAATATGAAGAGAAGAACGACAAACCTTTCAGCCTCTTGTGCCTATTATGCTCATCAACAAATACGTAGTCTACATTGTAGGCAAGTTATTAACCTGAATTGACGAAAGATCCAATAAAGGGCGACTTACTCTTGTGCCCCTCCCTTGGGGGACCATTTGAAGGCGAGAAAGCGTGGCCTTGCATTGTGATGCTTGTTTTATGCGGATCAATGAGGCCGTAAAGGTGGAGGCGACTCAGCCCGGTAGCCGCAGGGTCTACGCTCGTGACCAAGCTGTAAAAAACTATTGTGAGTATTTATTCGCAAAGACCCGCCTTGCTTGGATCCATCAGCAAAAGATAAAGAGATCACCAATGGCCTCAGTTTCGCCAGGTGAGACTGTAGCTTATGGAAGAGTATGACTAGTTTGACGAAGTCCCACAGTCACATTCGATGTAGAAGAGCTTGAACCATGTGTATCGGGTGTAGAACGAGGGAATCGATATAGCCAGGAACCGACTAGCGCACAACGAGAGCACGTCAGCAAAAGCATAACCTGGAGGATTCGGCCCGTGTGAGCAGACTCACGATTGAGTTCAGTGACCATCTGGTGAAGAAACGTAGGTCTCTCCGAAGCCTGTATCGATATAATGGACGCCGCAAATTCGCCGACAACTATGCATAAACAGTGGCCAATGATTGTGTGAGTTTCCGAAGGCGACGGCTTCTCAACAATTATGCCTGGCGATTAATCTGCTATTTTGGGAACTGCGGGACGCGTTGCAAGGTCTGAAGAAATGATAAACCTTCTTTCTCCTTATCTGGTATAGGATACCATCAGAGCTCGAGGAAATAATTGCGGACATTAAGGCGCTGACGTGGTAGTGAATGGTATAATAGTAGCTGAGATTTGCACTGCAGGTGCCCTCATTTAGTCGTTAGTCATTGTCCAACTGGAAGAAATTTGAAAAAGGCGAAAGGATAAAGATGCCAGATTGCAGTCACAAGTCTGAATTCAAATGACGAAACAAAATCATTGCCTTCTTGTCTAGAAGAAAAGGGTGAAGAAATAGATGGAGGCTCGTGGGACTTCAATGGCGCAGGCATATGCCAGGAGACGCCGATGCATTGGGCAGGAGGAATATTGTGGCGACTAACCAGATGGCTGATGCTGAGATTGCTCTTTGGGAAACGAGTAGAGAGATGTAGGAAGTCAGGCCGCTCAATGAAAGACAGAGGATGGCATGGGCCTACTCAGCTCCCGTCGTTGTCCAAAACAATCAGCGTATCATTGAGGGTTCCTTGATAATAGATGACAAAGGGGGTGCACGAGCCTGACTTAAAACACCGCACCCAATTGAAGATGGTCTCCCAGAGTGGACAAGTTTCAAGGCAGCAAAGATCGAGGTTGGGATCAACGCTAACCAATACAGTCAGGTGGCCAAGAAATACAAAAGCCACAAGGGATTGCACAGTAGAATTTAGGCAATGAGGGGCAATGGGATAGAGATCAGAGGATTAGACAAGGGGATCGGTGACAATGCGAATTTCCACATGGAGGGATTGGTAAGGTACTCTGACTATTATGTAGATGATGAAAGGACAACTCCACTACTTGCCTGCACTTGAACTTCAGCTAATAACTCTTGGCCGCACACGCTAAATATTTCTGGGGTTATATCAATTTTCTGTGGGGTGCTGCAGACAGAGGCAGAACTCGggaggtactccgtagacaaATCCTAAGATAGATACCTTCGTCTACTAGAGATTGGTCAAATGACCATCTGTGATGAGAGTGGTGAGTGCATCAGAGATGGGTGGGCGGAAAATGAGCCTATTAAGTAATTCAAGTCTACCCAAGAAATTTAAGGTATTGGAGGGGTTAAGGGTAATGCTGATTATTCTGATAAGTCGAGATATTAAAGATCTTGCGTAACGTAGATTTCACAGTACCTACctagtactctgtactagaAACCTCATACCCATTCTTTCAAGACCACTTCTCATTACTTAGGTAGATAATAGCAATGCCTAAAGTAAGATACTAGGCGCCCTGAACTCCGCTCTGCTTCTATACGGTCGAGTTCTGCGCATCGATTTTTACTCCTCTTTCTAAAAGTAAGCTAGATCTATCTAAACATGCATCGAGATTATCCTCTCGCAGCAGATAGCCATCCTATCGGGTTAAAAACAACTGTTAGAATTTTTGGCAGAAGAGGTTCAATAGTAATATGATTATATTGGAGAAGCATCCACATGCGCATCCTCTGGTACATAACCTGATGAACAGTCGTTGGTAATGTATGTGTTGAATTGAGTAACTATTACAGTATATCCTTGTCAGGGTTACCAATTCATGAGTCCCACGGTTCTGATTGGTACCGGGGTCCCTGTGTCGCTGGTAAACTAATAGATGGTGTCTGTTTTGGTGTGGTAGCCTCCTCGGCTCTATATCTATCCAAGTACTATTTGGTGGGGTGGAGCTTTGCATGGAAGCATGCCTAGACTACATAAAATATTGCCTCCCCCCACTCTTCTGTAAGAAATGCTGACGTTTAGCATACTCTCTCAACGCTACAAAACCGCCGACTCTCAGTCTTGCCAATACAAAATGGCCTCTGAAATGCAGAACTCGAATCCGATAATCTTGAATGCCGCTGATCTGCCAACTCGGATACCAAAGGCGCCACAGAAGCCCTATGCTTATGGAACTGATATCTTCAGTTCCACACTTCAGTCTCTTGGGCAGTCAGGCGATTCCTTCTCCCTGATTCCACACCCAGActctgaagaggatgatgacatgTCAGATGAGCCAATAGACGAACAAGAGATTTTTGGTAAGAAAGTGAATGATTTCTTTCTGATTAGTCTTGTGGTGGCTGCACTCGGAAGAAGAACTAAGTCATCTTAGACCTCGTCTCAACCATATCTGACCCAGAACATCCAATTTCGCTCGGATCACTAGCTGTTGTCTCACTTGCAGATATTATGATCAAGCCATCTCTTCCCCATGTACCCGGATCCCCTCTTCGCACCGTCACAGTTCTCATAACCCCGACAATCACACACTGTAGCCTGGCTACCGTTATTGGTCTTGGTGTACGTGTGCGGCTTGAACAGTCACTTCCGCCCAGGTTCCGTGTGGACGTGCGAATCAAGGAGGGAACGCATAGTACCGCCGATGAGGTTAATAAGCAACTGGGTGATAAGGAAAGAGTGGCAGCTGCACTCGAAAATGGAACATTGATGGGCGTTATCGCCAAGATGCTGGAAACATGCCAATAACCAGAAGCTAGCTGCGTGACCAGCTCAGACTTCAAACGCAGTGTCACCAGACTGTGACGTTCGCAGGTATATTCTTTGACTCGACAATACGTTGCTTCATTCATGACATTACGTCTACATGATAGATCGACATTTGTGGCATGCCCTTCTCATTCGGTTTGAGCAGGGGATGAGCCCGTCATGAATCCAAGACGCCACTTTCCTTCAGGCCTCTCCAGAGCTCCGGTTCCAGAAATTTACTCACTGTCACATCTTCTGCCAAACCTTTCCGTCTCCTTGTTTTCAATACAAAATCCCTCGCTGTGGCCATCGCGGGCGCCATCTCGAGTGGCTTTGTCTTGACTTCGCGATCTAGCGGATCGCCTGGAACGACGCTCCATCGATCGAACACAAGACTGACCGcagcttgaccttgagtATGAATTCTGAGATCCGTTTCGAACCCGAAAGAGTCAATAACGGGAATCAAGCCTTGCACCGTATACAGCGGTGTCCCGGCAATTGGCCCGTCTGACAGAACATGGCCCCTTCTGCGTGAAAGCACTGTATATACCGAAGCCACAGCATTTGCAGGCCCTGTCATGGTGCAAGAATATATGGGTTCCATCAAGCGAGGTGATGCCATGAGAAAGGAGGAATAAACAGCACGTCGGGCCGTAGGGATTATCTGACCACCTCCCCTATAAATGGCCTGGTCAGCAAGAGATACATCTGTGAGCCTGAACTTCGTGTTTCGTATTGCTGTTTCAAAATTAGTCTCCTTATTTAGTCATAGTTTGAAGATATAGGAAGTGCCTCGACAGGAAAAAACGTTATAGGGTTCGAGAGGGGAGGAGAAatgatggaggagatcgttggaaagaaaggaaacgGACTGGGCAATCGAAAAACAACCAGAAGACTTACGTTCCTCGCAAAGTGGGCCTTCCCGTGTGCCCCAGCTGAAACCTTGTGTGATGGAATCCCTGACATTTCCAAGTAGCTTCTTGTCCACTTGCGACGGTAGCGTGTCGTCTTGTAGGATATTGGGGCCCATCTCGTCAGGGCCGAAAGCCCAGATACTTCTAGCTGCGAGCTTGTCCCAATCGTATTTGTCTTCAAAGAACCTCGCGACTTTGCGGATTGGATCTTTGATACTGACTCTGCCGCTTTCAATGTCTTCAGCAATCCCATCATCCAAGGGCTCCGCAATCATGGTAATCTTATTCTTCTTATTTGGCGTGATAGAATAGCACATGATAGCCGAAGTCTCAACGACAGTTTCGCAGAAACGGGTGACAGGGTCGGACACCTTGATCTCCATCTCCGAATAAAGTCTTCGAAGATCGTGGAGCACACAATCCATGTAAAGCTCTCCGGTTCCCAACACCACATGCTCACCGGATTCTTCTACTTTCGTTGAGATGAGAGGGTAGCTTTTATTAATCTTCCGCAGCCCGTCAAGCATTTTGGGAAGTTCTGATGGGTTTACTGGCTCAACAGCAACCTTGAAAACAGACTCTGTCATGTGTCGAATAGGTTTGAAGATGTatgcttcctcgtcatcctccagccTCAGTGGGACAATCGTAGCAGTCTTGACGATGGAATTGTCCACACCACCTAACAGAACGAAGTTTCCCGCAGGAACACCACTGGTTGGGATGCTATAGCAGGTTTCTGCAATCCATGTATCCGATATAGTCGCTGTGGCcatgtcttcttcatcctcagGTGTATAGCCCTCGCCCAACACTCTGACCGGTTGACCAGGGCGCGCCGTCCCGCTCATGACTCTTCCAAACGCATGGAACTTGGTAGCATCCGTGCTGGTAAAGAGCTTTGTGACATGGACAACAAGCGGCCCGTCCGGGTCACAGGCTGCCATGGCGGCTGCAACTTTCGTATCAAGGGGGCCAGTATAGTACCTGTCGAGTGTTCTCTGGGATCCTTCTACTGGGGAGGGAATATGCTGTACGATCATGTCCACAAAGCCAGTGGCAGGACCAAAGAATTCATGGCAGACCATGTTGAGTAGCACCCTCGCATCTGACTTGAGTTGCGACGGCTTCAAGTTGATACCGACACCCGCAAGCGTTTCTTTCAGGTCATCTGGACTTTCACTTATAGTGTGAGAGTAGAGTTTATAAATAGGCTCCAGGACGAATTGAACGAATGTCCGTTTGGAAttctcttccactccttttCGAGTGAACTTTCGGCTCCCTGGGTTGAAGAAAATATCCCCCCAAAGACGTAAGGCGAAGTCAGACGTTTCGACTTGAGGATAAGTCTCGGCATACATTTTTGCGAAAGATTGTAGGGTAAAACACCATTCCATAGAGGCACATGCAAAGGCAACGTTACCCTTTTCAGGGCTCAGCCGATACCTTTCCCCTTGCCCTGGCAGAGTCCTCTCGATAATAGTGTTTACCTCTTCGACCACGTGTTTTAACTTGAAGTAAGCATCATTTGGCGGAATCTTCAACTCCAAAATCAGCCGGTCCATCTTGTTCACGACCATCGTTATGGGGAGACCTTCCAGCACGGCGTGCTTGATGATCTGTTCTGTGTTCGCTTGCACACCTTCGACGACATCCACGACAAGCACTATTCCGTCGACGAGCCGAGACGATGTGGCCACCTCGTCCACGAAATTCACATGGCCGGGAGTATCAATAATATTGAAAAGATGAGATTTTCCTTTGGTGTTTTGGAGTACCAAAGTCATAGGCGCCGACTTTATAGAGAGACCCCGCTCTCGTTCTAAGAAGTGAATATCGGTATAGCGGAGCTGTTCCTCCTTCCGCTTGCCTACTCGCTTCTCCAGACGCTCTGTCAAATCATGCGTCTCCGTCACAAGCATGTCCATAAACGCTGTTTtcccatgatgaagatggccaacaAGCGCGATGTTCCTTATTTGACTAGGAAAACTGAGCAAGTCTGTCATAAACTCTCGCGAGAAATGAACGGGTGGCAGATCGGCCTCCTCGATCGAaaacttcttctgctggacGGGAGCGATAATGGGTTGCGAAAGTGGCTGCGAGTCCTCCTCTTGAACCAGGGTCTCAACCTCGTCACCGTAGACTTGCTTTGCACTAGGATAATATTGTTTGTCTTCATGTAGGACGACGGCATTTGAAGGGCCTTCTGCATACGAGGTCAGAACGGGTGTGAGGTAGTAATGCTTGGATAAATATGAAATACCGTCAACCTCCATCAA from Aspergillus fumigatus Af293 chromosome 8, whole genome shotgun sequence includes the following:
- a CDS encoding CDC26 family anaphase-promoting complex subunit; protein product: MLRQKPTAIAITSEDIAKLEDMRLRKRCEELQGHAYESVKSTLSHSAIDPNDELKPLPGDRARIVRSREERIGIGRRN
- a CDS encoding Zn(II)2Cys6 transcription factor, which codes for MQGHAFSPSNGPPREGHKNYVFVDEHNRHKRLKVMRACNGCRKRKIKCDAATTNTWPCSACTRLKLVCVPPTIGQDSDFQSEQGLEATSMGALGASQANSASHYSYSVPQSFGAGIQPTAGNSQPYSDGAGIMPQYAPNGPTQHNIYEVRSSHLPVTGHAYQHAQVFPTTPNHGLDNSNTGIFPDDDQSTAENLSEVLGELKIDETGIAPYIRQQRKERLEAEAPVQDEIEERLPPLSTGAGSTIRIPPELMPSDDEVMNYFKIYFDDIHPYIPVVHRSHLYYQWQNERNSISPLLLEALFACSGRLSDDPAQGAQWLALANRHESSFMDVPRLSTIQALLLLLKARESLPKKGYYYRSWQTVKTIVSMSKDLDIHEHYNTHAEGRPCELDSVECLVQTRIWQALLVVEVMIGAPQGRSDYGVDPETVDMRPTLDIDGLDQFEIDRSRQYAYFVRNAYHIRLITDIYHKIKKQKDWGANPRFVEKNPLFTDWLQSLPQDLQINYPSDGSPPWIPSHFVGNMHSHCHLGIILLHRPQLLASKSFAAGGGWKIHMALCYSSAKSLCRLQEGILERFGLRGLLFMQRGINFAIYCILTCTMLHLIAITSPDPHFHTDARDYFTRHMRILEKCSSAWPMPEIQAQIDSLRLAFSADINRPFELKSTFPYGSPSEPYHPSPPLGSSYHAQLDQVPSNVQNRVCYAYPMTPPISAGTEDSKSDSCQLQPMGMLAPHPHHSHSVDGPLVDENNWDPTRIINQWDLAFPVAPSNVNTNSPPMGIGQSTQGTTGVSNQFPVHYEAPKMSSIATTQPLPQTQFNGHTVLFTARDWQQSVASVYDPNGLKRRWAHSIDTTEQSNTKRQRESWTCWSRSLTIELVSLSLLGHANCRATAPHTSSRGSDLQRSMLRLASLIVNNVVYV
- a CDS encoding iron-sulfur cluster assembly protein CIA2, yielding MLTFSILSQRYKTADSQSCQYKMASEMQNSNPIILNAADLPTRIPKAPQKPYAYGTDIFSSTLQSLGQSGDSFSLIPHPDSEEDDDMSDEPIDEQEIFDLVSTISDPEHPISLGSLAVVSLADIMIKPSLPHVPGSPLRTVTVLITPTITHCSLATVIGLGVRVRLEQSLPPRFRVDVRIKEGTHSTADEVNKQLGDKERVAAALENGTLMGVIAKMLETCQ
- a CDS encoding U5 snRNP component Snu114, putative; the encoded protein is MEDLYDEFGNYIGEPVDSEEENQDEELKPQTFAFDEAFGEEEDENQNADQLMEVDEGPSNAVVLHEDKQYYPSAKQVYGDEVETLVQEEDSQPLSQPIIAPVQQKKFSIEEADLPPVHFSREFMTDLLSFPSQIRNIALVGHLHHGKTAFMDMLVTETHDLTERLEKRVGKRKEEQLRYTDIHFLERERGLSIKSAPMTLVLQNTKGKSHLFNIIDTPGHVNFVDEVATSSRLVDGIVLVVDVVEGVQANTEQIIKHAVLEGLPITMVVNKMDRLILELKIPPNDAYFKLKHVVEEVNTIIERTLPGQGERYRLSPEKGNVAFACASMEWCFTLQSFAKMYAETYPQVETSDFALRLWGDIFFNPGSRKFTRKGVEENSKRTFVQFVLEPIYKLYSHTISESPDDLKETLAGVGINLKPSQLKSDARVLLNMVCHEFFGPATGFVDMIVQHIPSPVEGSQRTLDRYYTGPLDTKVAAAMAACDPDGPLVVHVTKLFTSTDATKFHAFGRVMSGTARPGQPVRVLGEGYTPEDEEDMATATISDTWIAETCYSIPTSGVPAGNFVLLGGVDNSIVKTATIVPLRLEDDEEAYIFKPIRHMTESVFKVAVEPVNPSELPKMLDGLRKINKSYPLISTKVEESGEHVVLGTGELYMDCVLHDLRRLYSEMEIKVSDPVTRFCETVVETSAIMCYSITPNKKNKITMIAEPLDDGIAEDIESGRVSIKDPIRKVARFFEDKYDWDKLAARSIWAFGPDEMGPNILQDDTLPSQVDKKLLGNVRDSITQGFSWGTREGPLCEEPIRNTKFRLTDVSLADQAIYRGGGQIIPTARRAVYSSFLMASPRLMEPIYSCTMTGPANAVASVYTVLSRRRGHVLSDGPIAGTPLYTVQGLIPVIDSFGFETDLRIHTQGQAAVSLVFDRWSVVPGDPLDREVKTKPLEMAPAMATARDFVLKTRRRKGLAEDVTVSKFLEPELWRGLKESGVLDS